GCGACGATCTCCTCGCCCGAGGCCGACACCACCACCACGTCGCGGCCGCACAGCTTGTGGTCGGCGATCAACTCGGCCGCCTCGGCGAACACGAGCGGGTCGACGATGTCGTGCAACGTCTCGCCGACGATCGACTTGACCTGTTCGACATCCCAGCCGGTGCACATGTTGGTGATGTAGCTGCGCATCCGGTCCATCTGGTCGTGGTCGGCGCCCGACATCAGGAACAGAAACTGGGCATACGTGGACTTGAGGACGGTGCGCCGGTTCAGCAGACCCTGATTGAAGAAAGGTTTGCTGAAAGCAAGCGTGCTGGACTTGGCGATGACGGTTTTGTCGAGGTCAAAGAACGCTGCCGTGCGCACCGGCTGACCGTCGTGCGGCCCGGATTGCTGTGCGATCGACTCCCCGGCAGCACGATCGGAAGCGGTCACAGGCGCCAGCATAGAGGCAGGCGCACCCTCCTATCCGACTGCCAGTGCAAAATGGCAGTTCACGACACATTCTTTCGAACGCGACCGGGGAATCCCGCTCGGTAGCCCGTAGCGGCGTCTCTTGCATGTTTTGGCAGTTCCGTGTGTATAGTGAGCATTACTCGGCTTATGCCGAGGGTGTATCAGCCCGACCCCCCGGGGCTGATACACGACGACCTCCGCCTCCTCCCCCCCTGGCGGGGGTCGTCCCTTTTCTGGGGTAAAAATCCCCGGCCGTTCGGCCCCGTACGTTGCGGAACCGTATTTTCAGTGCGTCGCCGGGTGTGTTCTCGGCCCGGAATTGATCCACAGGCCCGACTTCATCCACAATCCGCGAATTGGTGATGGTGCCCGCCCCGGGGTTGCCCGCAGGGTGGGCATATGGCCATCTCGCGCAGCGCGCGCACCCCGACCGGCACCGTGCTGGCCCTTATCGGCGACCCACTGCTGCGCGAGGACGTATCCCGGGTGGCCGCTGCCGCCGGCGTCGGTCTCGTCCTGGTCGACGAACCTTCGGGGCGCAAGGCCTGGATGGCGGCGGCCGCGGTGCTGCTCGATGCCCCGGCCGCGCAGCAATGCGCCGGCCGGGCGCTGCCCCGGCGCGCCCGGGTGATCCTGATCGGGCATGACGATCCGTGCTCGGCCGACTGGCAGGCCGCGATCTGCGTCGGCGCGCAGCAGGTGGTGACGCTACCCGCGCAGGATGCCGACCTCGTGGCGGCGCTGTCGGAAGCCGCCTGCCACGACGATGCGGGCAGGGGGCCGGCGGTGGCGGTAATCGGAGCCAGGGGAGGTGCTGGGGCCACGGTGTTCGCGGTGGCACTGGCGCAGTCGGCCCCGGATGCGCTGCTCGTCGAGGCCGATCCGTGGAGCGGCGGGATCGACCTGGTGGTGGGCAGTGAGGATGTGGCCGGCCTGCGCTGGCCGGATCTGGCGCTGCAGGGCGGCCGGGTGGGTTACCCGGCGTTGCGCGACGCGCTGCCCCGGCGCGACGGGGTCAGCGTGCTGTCCAGCGGACGGTCCGGTGCCGACATCGAGGCGGGGCCGCTGGGCGCGGTGATCGACGCGGGGTGCCGTGGCGGCGTCACCGTCGTGTGCGACGTGCCCCGGCGCGCCACTGCAGCCGCCGAAACCGCTTTGGACGCAGCCGATCTGGTGGTCCTGGTGACGCCTGCCGACGTGCGGTCATGCACCGCGGCGGCAGCTGCGCGGCCGTGGGTGCTGGCCTGTAATCCGAACACCGGCGTGGTGGTGCGTGGTCCATCGCCCGGTGGGCTGCGGGCAGCCGAGGTGGCCCGCATCGTGGACCTTCCGCTGCTTGCCGCGATGCGACCACACTCCGGCCTCGCCGAGGTCCTGGAGCGTGGCGGGTTGCTGGCGGGGCGCCGGCTCGACGAGGCTCAGCCCTGGGTGGACGGCCAGCTCACCGGTATCGGTCCGTTCACGGTGCGTCTGCACGCGGTACTGCCTCCGGTCGCGGCCGCGGGCACCTGCCTGTCGCTGCGGGTGTTGCGTCCGGCCGGCCATGATCTCGACGCCCTCATCCGGTCCGGCACGATCCCGCCGCAGGCCGCGGACCTGGTGCGCGCGGTCATCCGGGCCAGGCTGGCCTTCCTGATCTCGGGCGGCACCGGGTGCGGCAAGACCACTCTGCTGGCTGCGGCGCTCGGGGCAGTCGACGCACACGAACGCATCGTGTGTGTCGAGGACGCCGCCGAACTGGCCCCGCCGCACCCAC
This genomic window from Mycolicibacterium neworleansense contains:
- a CDS encoding HAD-IB family hydrolase produces the protein MLAPVTASDRAAGESIAQQSGPHDGQPVRTAAFFDLDKTVIAKSSTLAFSKPFFNQGLLNRRTVLKSTYAQFLFLMSGADHDQMDRMRSYITNMCTGWDVEQVKSIVGETLHDIVDPLVFAEAAELIADHKLCGRDVVVVSASGEEIVAPIARALGATHAMATRMVVEDGRYTGEIAFYCFGEGKVEAIRALAAREGYALDHCYAYSDSITDIPMLESVGHPTAVNPDRGLRKEAASRGWPVLTFTRPVSLRDRIPAPSGAAVATTAAVGISALAAGALTYSLLRRFTS
- the ssd gene encoding septum site-determining protein Ssd, translated to MAISRSARTPTGTVLALIGDPLLREDVSRVAAAAGVGLVLVDEPSGRKAWMAAAAVLLDAPAAQQCAGRALPRRARVILIGHDDPCSADWQAAICVGAQQVVTLPAQDADLVAALSEAACHDDAGRGPAVAVIGARGGAGATVFAVALAQSAPDALLVEADPWSGGIDLVVGSEDVAGLRWPDLALQGGRVGYPALRDALPRRDGVSVLSSGRSGADIEAGPLGAVIDAGCRGGVTVVCDVPRRATAAAETALDAADLVVLVTPADVRSCTAAAAARPWVLACNPNTGVVVRGPSPGGLRAAEVARIVDLPLLAAMRPHSGLAEVLERGGLLAGRRLDEAQPWVDGQLTGIGPFTVRLHAVLPPVAAAGTCLSLRVLRPAGHDLDALIRSGTIPPQAADLVRAVIRARLAFLISGGTGCGKTTLLAAALGAVDAHERIVCVEDAAELAPPHPHLVKLVARGANVEGVGEVTVRDLVRQALRMRPDRIVVGEVRGAEVVDLLAALNTGHDGGAGTVHANSPAEVPARLEALGALGGLDRAALISQLAAAVLSVGRLRVSSTVADGDRDGVCDRGRHAYL